One window of Phocoena phocoena chromosome 13, mPhoPho1.1, whole genome shotgun sequence genomic DNA carries:
- the ANKLE2 gene encoding ankyrin repeat and LEM domain-containing protein 2: MLWPRLAAAEWAALAWELLGASVLLIAVRWLVRRLDRRPRGLGRSGPPDPPPCAAAGPVSGEMTMDTILARLKLLNPDDLREEVIKAGLKCGPITSTTRFIFEKKLARALLEHSTLPSHPPDHATAGAPALGQDTQRVVKSAVGSPAERVSFSEDRDFGYSVGLNPPEEDAVTSETCSVPFSALAGVGSHQAMLRASAEPPLYYGVCPAYEDAPARNERIHVYEDKKEALQAVKMIKGSRFKAFTSREDAEKFARGTCDYFPSPSKSSSPLSPVKTVPLFSSGGLRDGLYLSDSETASKERANSYKSPRTQDLTARLRKAVEKGEEDAFSDLIWSNPRYLIGSGDNPTIVQEGCRYNVMHVAAKENQAALCQLTLETLENPEFMRLMYPDDEPHMLEKRICYVVDLYLNTPDRVGYDTPLHFACKFGNADVVNVLSSHPLIVKNPRNKYDKTPEDVICERSKNKSVELKERIRDYLKGHYYVPLLRAEDTSSPVIGELWSSDHPGEVSHIGHGGGGPRDPVLTLRAFAGPLSPSKAEDFRRLWKTPPREKAGFFHSVRKSDPERGIERVGRQLAHELGYPWVEYWDFLGCFVDLSSQAGLQKLEEYLTQQEVGKKPQQDMGENAACLQEDASALGRHGKCSNSISVRAFLDEDDDMSLEEIKNRQNTARNNTQPTVAAFGDSGCDILPLEQKTDLIEASAPTSPRSSKNGFCSPPSDSKTLGGKRPKAPSGEDAFLSPVSGLTVEFDKLNLQNLQSSFSNKTPRPTVKTRDKRILTSSVNTAESDTLGPLAADKLGNDQGRTEHGMSAGMADMCLDPDSPTQEARHRGSSEPSGVPASKESVQSLFLFGEEPSKLDRDVLAALECADVDPHQYPALHRWRSAVLRYSPADRQSWPSPSLKGKVKFHLLDIGGPPSGGPGRYSPARRGHLHRMARLAQLAALLILVDESEAKTLQETKLI; this comes from the exons GTTTCAG GTGAAATGACAATGGATACCATCTTGGCTCGATTGAAACTCCTGAATCCAGATGACCTTAGAGAAGAAGTTATCAAAGCTGGATTGAAATGTGGACCCATTACATCAACCACAaggtttatttttgagaaaaagttGGCTCGGGCTTTATTAGAGCACAGTACACTGCCTTCCCACCCTCCAGACCACGCCACTGCAggtgccccagccctgggccaggacaCACAAAGAGTTGTGAAGTCTGCGGTAGGGAGCCCGGCTGAGCGGGTCAGCTTTTCTGAAGACAGAGATTTTGGTTATAGTGTGGGCCTGAATCCTCCGGAGGAAGATGCCGTGACGTCTGAGACCTGCTCAGTGCCCTTCAGTGCCTTGGCCGGGGTCGGCAGCCACCAAGCCATGCTGCGGGCCTCTGCAGAGCCGCCTCTATACTATGGGGTGTGCCCAGCCTACGAGGACGCCCCGGCGAGAAATG AAAGGATTCATGTTTATGAAGACAAGAAGGAAGCCTTGCAAGCTGTCAAAATGATCAAAGGATCCCGATTTAAGGCTTTTACAAGCAGAGAAGATGCAGAGAAATTTGCTAGAGGAACTTGTGATTATTTCCCTTCTCCAAGCAAAAGCTCTTCACCACTTTCTCCTGTGAAAACAGTGCCGCTCTTTAGCAGTGGTGGGTTAAGAG ATGGGTTGTACTTGTCTGATTCAGAAACAGCAAGCAAGGAGCGAGCAAACAGTTATAAAAGTCCTCGTACACAAGATCTCACGGCCAGACTTCGGAAAGctgtggagaagggagaggaagacgCCTTTTCCGACCTTATCTGGAGTAATCCCCGGTATCTGATTGGTTCGGGGGACAACCCGACCATCGTACAG GAAGGATGTCGGTACAACGTCATGCATGTTGCTGCCAAAGAGAACCAGGCTGCCCTATGCCAGCTGACCCTGGAGACGCTGGAGAACCCCGAGTTTATGCGGCTCATGTACCCGGACGACGAGCCGCATATGCTGGAGAAACGCATCTGCTACGTGGTGGACCTGTACCTCAACACCCCTGACAGAGTG GGCTACGACACACCATTGCATTTTGCTTGTAAGTTTGGAAACGCTGATGTGGTCAATGTGCTCTCTTCACACCCTTTGATTGTAAAAAACCCaagaaataaatatgataaaacaCCTGAAGAT gttatttgtgaaagaagcaaaaataaatctgTGGAACTGAAGGAGCGGATTAGAGACTATTTAAAGG GTCACTACTACGTGCCCCTCCTGAGGGCAGAGGACACGTCTTCTCCCGTGATCGGGGAGCTGTGGTCTTCAGACCACCCGGGCGAGGTCTCTCACATCGGCCACGGTGGAGGTGGCCCCAGAGACCCCGTTCTGACCCTGCGAGCCTTTGCAGGGCCCCTGAGTCCGTCCAAG GCAGAAGATTTTCGCCGACTCTGGAAAACCCCGCCTCGAGAGAAAGCGGGCTTCTTCCACAGCGTCAGGAAGTCTGATCCGGAGAGAGGCATCGAGAGAGTGGGAAG GCAGCTGGCTCATGAGCTGGGGTATCCCTGGGTCGAATACTGGGACTTTCTGGGCTGTTTTGTTGATCTGTCTTCCCAGGCGGGCCTGCAAAAACTAGAAGAATATCTCACCCAGCAGGAAGTGGGCAAAAAGCCCCAGCAAGACATGGGAGAAAATGCAGCCTGTCTGCAGGAGGACGCCTCAGCCCTCG GCcgtcacgggaagtgcagcaatTCCATCTCCGTGAGGGCGTTTCTAGATGAAGATGATGACATGAGCTTGGAAGAGATCAAAAACCGGCAAAACACAGCCCGAAACAACACCCAGCCCACGGTGGCTGCTTTTGGAGACTCGGGGTGTGACATCCTTCCCTTGGAGCAGAAGACAGACCTCATAGAAGCCTCAGCCCCGACCAGTCCCCGCAGCAGCAAAAATGGGTTTTGCAGCCCCCCGAGTGACAGCAAGACCCTGGGTGGGAAGAGGCCAAAGGCCCCAAGTGGGGAGGATGCCTTCCTGTCACCTGTCTCCGGCTTGACTGTGGAGTTTGATAAACTGAATTTGCAGAATCTACAAAGTAGCTTTTCTAATAAGACACCCCGTCCAACTGTGAAAACTAGAGATAAGAGGATCCTGACATCAAGCGTGAACACGGCAGAAAGTGACACGTTAGGACCTCTTGCTGCTGACAAACTCGGGAATGACCAAGGAAGGACAGAGCACGGAATGTCAGCTGGAATGGCTGACATGTGCCTGGACCCCGACAGTCCCACACAAGAGGCCCGTCACCGTGGCAGTTCTGAGCCCTCGGGGGTCCCTGCCTCGAAGGAGTCCGTCCAGAGCCTCTTCCTTTTTGG AGAAGAGCCGTCAAAACTGGATCGCGATGTTCTGGCGGCCCTGGAGTGTGCGGACGTGGACCCTCACCAGTACCCGGCCCTGCACAGGTGGAGGAGTGCCGTGCTGCGTTACTCGCCCGCGGACAGACAGAG CTGGCCCAGCCCCTCGCTGAAAGGGAAGGTGAAGTTTCATCTGCTGGACATCGGTGGCCCCCCTAGCGGCGGCCCCGGGCGCTACAGCCCCGCTCGCAGGGGCCACCTCCACCGGATGGCGCGCCTGGCCCAGCTCGCCGCCTT